The sequence below is a genomic window from bacterium BMS3Abin08.
TTCCGCTGGCTTTCACCTTTTGAGACAAAGGCATGAAATCGCTGTCACCCCCTATAATGACAACGGTTTCTATGTGGGGGAATCGCAGGATATCTTCCACAACATCGAGAGATAACTTAATATCTGCGCCGTTTTTGGCTGATGAGCCGGGGGGAAACAGCTGAACCAGGTCGATAGCGTTTTTCAATAGCGAATGTTGATATTTAAAAAACCACTGCCAGTTACAGTATGCCCGATTTATTACAATCGTTCCGAACGATGAAGCAAAATCGACTAAGGACTGTACATCAACCAGTTTTTCCTGTGCGGTGGACCTGTTTTTGACTTTACTGTAACTCCCTTTCCCATTTTTCGAATCATAGATGCTCGCATGGATATTTTCAAAATCCCAGTAAATTGCAACTGTATTGTTTTCCATTATTACCTCTCAATATCGTAGACTACGCAGCTGACACTTGCGGGTAACAGGCGACAAACACAGCGGAGCAATAAGCCTTCGATTACCTCCGGCCGTTTTGCAGGGCACAGCCTTTAAAAAACCGCAACGCTGTTTGCCGTCCGTGTTCACCCCATTGTGTGCGCCCGTTATGGGCGTGAGCTGACGGGGTGCCGGTAAAGCATACGTTATATTCTGAAATATAACGCAAAAGGTTAGTGAAAGGCAAGGGCAAAAGCGGAAGGCAAGGCCTATGGCGTCACCCGGTAGTCGCTCTGCCCGGATGGTGAACGAAACAATAAACATGAGAGGATACTGTCCCGGGAGAAGATGCGAAAAACGGGCAAGCGGCTAAAGGCCGACAATATAATCCCTGAGCATTTCACAATGCACCTTGCCGAAAGCCCCGACCTTTGGTCGGAGAGCTTGATTTTAATCCCTGAATCCTTCTTTATTGTAAATATAACACCCTGCGGTCTCTGCCGCAGTTCCATATGTCAGTCATTCCGGCTTGTCCGGAATCGTTCTTTAAAAAGGATTCCCGTCCCGAATGCGTTCGGGATTGCGGGAATGACAAATGACTGTATAAAGTCGAACAGTTATCGTTTTTCCGTCATTCCGGCTTATTCCTGTCATTCCGGCTTGTCCGGAATCGTTCCTGTGATCACCGACAAGCGGGAATGACACTGAAAATAAAGATGCAATTTTCAGACGACCTGCGGTCTCTGTCGCAGGGTAGTTCACGTATGGTTACATGATATTTTACAAAAGCTCCGCGGTTTTTGGTTGCCGATTATTTTGATCCTGTAATGAGACGTAAGAAAGGGCAGTATAATTGAGAGACATAGAGCCTGTCTGAAAACATCCAAGCTGTCACCCCTGAAACAAATTCAGGGCAGGCTATTATGATATAATGGTCTATGCTCATGGAACTCTCCTTTCACGGAGCTGCTGATACGGTAACCGGCTCCTGTCATTTACTCAGGGCGGGAGGGCTGAATATCCTTGTCGACTGTGGCCTTTTTCAGGGTGACCCGCGATGGGAGGAGAGAAACTACGATAACTTTGATTTTGATCCGGAATCAATAGACTATCTGCTCCTTACCCATGGGCATCTGGACCACTGCGGAAGGATCCCCCTTCTTGTAAAAAAGGGTTTCCATGGTACTATCGTCTGTACATCGGCAACCTCTGATATCACAAAGGTCGTTCTTATGGATTCTGCAAGGATACAGGAGGAGGATTTTGCACACTGGAGTAAGATCCTGCTGCGGAGGGGGAAAAAGCCCCGTCCGCCCCTCTACACCATCCTTGAAGCCCTGGACGCACTCCGGTATTTCCAGGAGTTCCCCGAATATAACCAGCCCCTTCCTTTAAACGGAAATATCACCGTTACATTCCGTGATGCCGGCCACATCCTTGGGGCCTCGTTCATTGAGATAGAGATAAGGGGGAACGGGAGGATCATCTTCTCAGGTGACCTCGGAAACAGGAACAAGCCTATCATCAGGGACCCCTCGCCCCCGGAGAGTGCGGACGTGATCGTAGTGGAGAGCACCTATGCAGACAGGAACCACCGGAGTTTTGATGCCTCGGTGGAAGAACTTTACAAGGTGATCTCAGATACCTACCGGAGGGGTGGCAATATCCTCATCCCCTCTTTTGCAATCGAACGTGCCCAGGACCTTCTCTACGTATTACGTCATCTATATGATCAGGGCAGGATGCCCTCGTGCAGGGTGTTTCTTGACTCTCCAATGGGCATTTCCGTTACAGGTATAATGAGGAGGCATCCCGAATGCTTCGATGAAGAAACCCGGAGACTCATTGAAAACCATGATGACCCCTTCTCATTTCCCGGTCTTGAGTTTACCCGTGAGTCCAATGAATCAAAACAGATAAACTTCATAAAGAGCCATGCCATAATAATTGCGGGCTCCGGTATGTGTACGGGTGGCAGGATAAAGCACCATCTGAAACACAATATCTGGAGGAAGGCATCGGCAGTTATATTTGTCGGCTACCAGGCGGAGGGCACACTGGGCAGAAAAATAGTGGATGGTAAAAAGAAGATAAGGATTTTCGGTGAAACCTATAAGGTAAATGCATCCGTGCATACAATCGGGGGTTTTTCGTCCCATGCCGACAGGGATATCCTTATTGACTGGCTCAACCACAGCATCGGAACAGACCGTATCTTCATTGTCCACGGTGAGGACGCCCCCCGGAAGGCATTTAAAAGGGAGCTTGAGGCCGGGAAGGTTGCCAAAACCGTCTATATTCCACACTTTGGGGATACGTTCACGCTATAATCCATATGGAAGTTTTATCAGGGAGCGACTGTCCAAAAGAGACCTTTTCTTCAAACCTTTCCAGCAACAGGCTAATGGAATTTTGATCCATTCGCAAAAAACAAAAAAGTTAAA
It includes:
- a CDS encoding NYN domain protein — encoded protein: MENNTVAIYWDFENIHASIYDSKNGKGSYSKVKNRSTAQEKLVDVQSLVDFASSFGTIVINRAYCNWQWFFKYQHSLLKNAIDLVQLFPPGSSAKNGADIKLSLDVVEDILRFPHIETVVIIGGDSDFMPLSQKVKASGKTLVGIGCKKTTNKHWANSCDEFRYYETLLIAEVSEQEQNSNETTTRGSDLIKRAIIRLSGNTGEPWVLKAAIRPMLKRLDPTFDESDYGCKNFSDFLNKFPNVCEIRQGKHDHEVRIREKHR
- a CDS encoding ribonuclease, translated to MLMELSFHGAADTVTGSCHLLRAGGLNILVDCGLFQGDPRWEERNYDNFDFDPESIDYLLLTHGHLDHCGRIPLLVKKGFHGTIVCTSATSDITKVVLMDSARIQEEDFAHWSKILLRRGKKPRPPLYTILEALDALRYFQEFPEYNQPLPLNGNITVTFRDAGHILGASFIEIEIRGNGRIIFSGDLGNRNKPIIRDPSPPESADVIVVESTYADRNHRSFDASVEELYKVISDTYRRGGNILIPSFAIERAQDLLYVLRHLYDQGRMPSCRVFLDSPMGISVTGIMRRHPECFDEETRRLIENHDDPFSFPGLEFTRESNESKQINFIKSHAIIIAGSGMCTGGRIKHHLKHNIWRKASAVIFVGYQAEGTLGRKIVDGKKKIRIFGETYKVNASVHTIGGFSSHADRDILIDWLNHSIGTDRIFIVHGEDAPRKAFKRELEAGKVAKTVYIPHFGDTFTL